The following are encoded together in the Anaerostipes caccae L1-92 genome:
- the rlmD gene encoding 23S rRNA (uracil(1939)-C(5))-methyltransferase RlmD yields the protein MKKKDFVEGLIEKTEFPNKGTFAFEDREITVKGVIQGQRIAGQVTKLRKGKAVARLVEVLEPSEMEDGIPRCPHFGACGGCFYQTVSYENQLRIKEGQVRELLKDYISDETWEGIKGSPKWWEYRNKMEFSFGDEVKGGPLALGMHKKNTFHDIVNITDCKIVDNDYNLLVSCVLNYFSESGCDFYHKMSHEGYLRHLVIRRSEANGDLLINIVTTSQADVDMKPLAEEMLSLPLSGSIRGILHTVNDSLADVVQADRMETIYGEDFFYEEILGLKFKISPFSFFQTNSLGAEVLYETAREYVGETKDKVIFDLYSGTGTIAQMLAPVAKKVVGVEIVGEAVEAARENAGLNGLDNCEFIAGDVLKVIDELEDKPDFIVLDPPRDGIHPKAIQKIIDFGVEKMVYISCKPTSLARDLEIFREAGYEVERGGCVDMFPSTVHVEVVCLLSKLKSDKHIEVEVKMDELDLTVAESKVTYNQIKEYVLEKTGLKISNLYIAQVKQKCGIIERENYNKPKNEEVKPPICPLEKEKAIMAALKYFKMI from the coding sequence ATGAAAAAGAAGGATTTTGTAGAAGGCTTGATTGAGAAGACAGAGTTTCCGAACAAAGGGACATTTGCATTTGAGGACAGGGAGATCACGGTCAAAGGAGTCATCCAGGGCCAAAGAATCGCAGGACAGGTGACAAAGCTGCGAAAAGGCAAGGCTGTTGCGAGACTGGTAGAAGTACTGGAACCGTCTGAGATGGAGGATGGGATTCCAAGGTGTCCTCATTTCGGGGCCTGCGGGGGCTGTTTTTATCAGACAGTTTCCTATGAAAATCAGCTGAGAATCAAGGAAGGACAGGTACGGGAGCTGTTAAAGGATTATATCTCCGATGAAACATGGGAGGGAATCAAAGGAAGTCCTAAATGGTGGGAGTACCGCAACAAGATGGAGTTTTCTTTTGGAGACGAAGTCAAAGGAGGCCCGCTGGCTCTTGGTATGCATAAAAAGAATACGTTCCACGATATTGTCAACATTACGGACTGCAAAATTGTGGATAATGATTATAATCTGCTCGTCTCCTGTGTATTAAATTATTTTTCAGAATCAGGCTGTGATTTTTATCATAAAATGAGCCACGAGGGATATCTAAGACATTTGGTCATCCGCCGTTCCGAGGCAAATGGAGACCTGCTGATCAACATCGTCACAACTTCCCAGGCTGATGTGGATATGAAGCCTCTGGCGGAGGAGATGCTCTCTCTGCCCCTTTCCGGAAGTATCCGGGGAATTCTGCATACGGTGAACGACAGTCTGGCCGATGTGGTTCAGGCGGATCGGATGGAGACGATTTACGGGGAAGATTTTTTCTATGAGGAAATCCTTGGGCTGAAATTTAAAATTTCTCCGTTTTCTTTCTTCCAGACCAATTCTCTGGGGGCGGAAGTACTGTATGAGACTGCAAGGGAGTATGTGGGAGAGACGAAGGATAAGGTCATCTTTGACTTGTACAGCGGAACCGGGACCATAGCCCAGATGCTGGCGCCGGTGGCAAAGAAGGTGGTCGGTGTGGAGATCGTCGGAGAAGCCGTGGAGGCGGCCAGGGAAAATGCCGGTTTGAATGGACTTGATAACTGTGAATTTATCGCAGGGGATGTGCTGAAGGTGATCGATGAGCTGGAAGACAAACCTGATTTTATCGTGCTGGACCCGCCCCGGGATGGGATACACCCGAAAGCGATCCAGAAGATCATTGACTTTGGGGTGGAGAAGATGGTTTATATCAGCTGTAAGCCAACCAGCCTGGCGAGAGATTTGGAGATCTTTCGGGAGGCGGGGTATGAAGTAGAGAGAGGGGGATGCGTGGATATGTTTCCTTCGACGGTGCATGTAGAAGTTGTGTGTTTGCTTTCCAAACTTAAATCGGATAAACATATAGAGGTGGAAGTAAAGATGGATGAGCTTGATTTGACAGTGGCAGAGAGTAAGGTCACTTATAATCAGATTAAGGAGTATGTGTTAGAGAAGACAGGTCTTAAGATATCTAATCTGTATATTGCTCAGGTAAAACAAAAATGTGGTATTATTGAGCGTGAAAATTACAATAAACCGAAGAATGAAGAGGTAAAACCACCAATATGTCCATTGGAAAAAGAAAAAGCAATTATGGCGGCACTGAAATATTTTAAAATGATATAG
- a CDS encoding Fic family protein: MVIEIDRIFAENSNRTHGFGNIILTTFEPFTKNPAISKVFREIGLADEVGSGMRNTYKFTKLYSGGVPQFIEGDTFKTVIPLNETATLKAGPKSRDQVSDQVENDTIAMKILEFCKTARTKKEISEYIGYKNLTYMTRTYLKPLLESKKLKYTIPEKPKSRLQKYITKQ, encoded by the coding sequence ATGGTAATTGAGATAGACCGGATCTTTGCGGAGAACAGTAATAGAACACATGGATTTGGAAATATAATTTTGACTACATTTGAGCCATTTACTAAAAATCCGGCAATCTCTAAGGTATTTAGAGAAATAGGACTTGCTGATGAGGTGGGTTCTGGAATGCGGAATACTTATAAATTTACAAAATTGTATTCAGGCGGAGTGCCGCAGTTTATAGAAGGGGATACTTTTAAAACAGTGATTCCATTAAATGAGACTGCTACATTGAAGGCGGGGCCAAAGAGTCGGGACCAAGTCAGTGACCAAGTCGAGAATGATACGATTGCTATGAAAATACTTGAATTTTGTAAAACAGCAAGGACTAAAAAAGAAATTTCAGAATATATAGGTTACAAGAATTTAACTTATATGACCCGAACTTATCTTAAGCCGTTATTGGAGAGCAAGAAGCTGAAATACACAATACCGGAGAAGCCAAAGAGCAGGTTACAAAAGTATATAACAAAACAATAA